DNA from Synechococcus sp. CBW1108:
CCCCGGCCGCTGCTCCAGCGGAGTCCACTCGGGTTGTCGGCCGGCTCCAGTTCCACGGTCACCAGTTGCACCGGTGAACTGATCTTGTCGGCGGCGGTGGCCAGGGGGTCACCGCCCTCACCAAAGGCCGCCTGGCGGCTGCGGGCAATCAGACTCATCGCCACGTCTGGATCCCCCACCACCCGGCTCACCTCGGCCAGATCGGCTGTGGCGGGCGAGATGGCCACAATTTTTCCCTCCACAGAGCCGTAGCGCTCGGCCGTGCCGCCATAGCGCTCGCGGGTCTGCAGCAGCGGATCGAGCTGGATCGACTCGCCCAGCCGCAGGCGCACCGCATCGGCATCACTGAACAGGGCGGTCGCCAGGCGCGGGCGGCTGGATTGCAGGGGCCCGGGGCCCAGGGTGCCCAGCCGCTGGCCCGGCAGCACCGCCTGACCAGGACTGACGGCCAGGCTCAACAGCCGGCCCGCGCGCGGCGCCAGCACCGCTTGGGCATCCTCCTGACCCTCCAGTTCGGCCCGGTTGGCATCGAGCTGGGCCAGCTGACCCTCCAGGGCTTTAATCTGACTTTGGTTGCGCAGGTAGAGATCCTGGGCTCCCACCCACAGCGGGCTGTAACGGGGGATCACCTCATCGCGGCGCAGGGTTTCGAGCGCCTGCAACTGCTTCTGCACCGGCTGGTTGGTGGTGCGCAGGGTGGCGATCTGGGCCCGGATCGCCTGCTGCTGCCGGTCGATGGCCTGCCCCTGTCGCACCAGGGCATCGGGGTTCGCGCCCACCGCCCCAGCGCCCGGCGCCGCCTGGTCCACCCGATTCAGCGTGGCCAACACTTCGCCCTGACGCACTGCATCGCCGACCCGGCGGGGCAAGGCCTGTACCTGGCCTGCCGATCGCGCATAAAACCCGACGCGGCTGTCCGGTTGGAGCAGCACCGCACTGCCCTCCACCTTCACGGCCACGCCCGGAGAGAGGGCCCAGGCTCCACTGATCGCCGTCACCAGAGCCATCGGCAGCAGGCTCAGGGCCCGGTCCATTGCTGCCATGCCGCCCTACTGCGCTGCCACGGAAGAAGTGGCCTTACCGTACCGGCAATTGTTCCTGTTGCAGCTTTGCGTCGGCGATCCTGCTGGATGAGTGCGCTCGCAGCGGTGATCCTGGGGCTGGCGCCGGGCCAGGGGGCTCTAGCAGCCACCCCTCCCCTGATGCTCAGCCGCCAGCAGGCCCTTGAGCTGGGATTGGGCGCGTCCCTGAGCCTGCGCAGCCAGGTGCTGAAAGTGGAGGAGAACCAGGCCCTGGTTGGGTTGGCCCGCACCCGTTTTCTGCCCAAACTCGATCTGGTGGCCCTGGGCACCTTTGCCCAGGTGAACACTGACATCGGCTTCATTTCCAACCTGCCCACAATCGGCGACCTGAGCCTCAACCTCGGTGCCGACGGTTCGGCCCTGATCAACAACACCTTTGTGAATCTGGGTTTGATCTTGCGGATGCCGTTGCTGGATTTTGGCCGCAGCCCACTAAAGCAGGCTGCCCAGGCCGATCTGCAGGCGGCCCGCGCCGAGCAGGAGGAGCAGCAACGCCGGGCCCGCTTTGAAATCCTGAGCCGCTATCTCTCTGCCCAATTGAGCGCCGCCCAGATTCCGGTATGGGAAAGCTCGCTGGCGTTGTCCCGCCAGTTGCTGCGCGACGTAAATGCAATCCGCCGCGAGGGCCTTGCCCCACGCATTGATACCTAGGGCTTGCTGAATTTCATTCGCGGGTTTTTCGTCCGCGCCAAGGGCCGCGACTCAGCCTGCAGCGCCAAGCGCTGGTGACCTCAATTTTACTCCTAGAAGCTGACTAAGCAGCCCACAGAAGCGCTGGACGGCGCCAGGAGGCGAGCAAATAGAGCATCAGGATGTACACAGAGACAAGAATAGATAATAAGAGGCGCAGTAGCCTGAGAACCTTCTCGGCATTCATCACAAAGAACGCCATCGTGATCACCGTTCTTGATGTTTCAATCAGCTTGGTCATGATCCGATCCAGTCCATATTTCCGTTTGCTCGTTCCGATTCTTCCCTCGATCACGGAACGCTTTCTCAAGTCTGATTTAAAAAGCTCTTGTTGCTCTGCTGTCTGCACCTCGGCCTCTACCTGCTTCTTGCGTGGACGGCCACTGAGTCTGATGTTATTTTCTGCGCAGAACTTCTTGTTGCCTAATGTCATACTTGATTACCCAGCTCGCTCCGCGCACCGCGAGCCTGGGCCGTAGACTGGTACGCACATACCAGTTCAGTCATGGCGCGCAACGTCATCCAGTTCCAGAAAGGCCTTTCACTGCCTGACTTCCAGCGGCTCTACGGCACCGAGGTGCAATGTGAGGCTGCTTTGGAGAAGGCGCGCTGGCCCGGTGGGTTCCGCTGTCCCCGCTGCAATGGCCATGAGCATGGGCTGGTCTATGGCCGCAGGCTCAAGCGCTATCAGTGCCGCAGCTGCGGCCATCAGGCCACGCTCACGGCTGGCACGATCATGCAGGCCACGAAATTGCCTCTGACCACCTGGTTTCTGGCCTTTTACATGATCGGGCAGGCCAAAACAGGGATCTCCTCGCTGGAGCTCAGCCGCCACCTGGGCGTGAACTACGACACCGCCTGGCTGCTGCACCACAAGATTCTGCGGGCGATGGCTGATCGGGAGGAGGCTTACCTGCTGCGGGGAAAAGTCCAGATCGATGATTCCTACCTCGGCGGAGAACTGCCGGGCGGCAAGGCAGGTCGGGGTTCAGAGAACAAGATCCCCATCGTCGCGGCCGTCTCCTTGAATGAGGCGGGCCGGCTGATTCACGCCAGGATCACAGCCG
Protein-coding regions in this window:
- a CDS encoding TolC family protein encodes the protein MSALAAVILGLAPGQGALAATPPLMLSRQQALELGLGASLSLRSQVLKVEENQALVGLARTRFLPKLDLVALGTFAQVNTDIGFISNLPTIGDLSLNLGADGSALINNTFVNLGLILRMPLLDFGRSPLKQAAQADLQAARAEQEEQQRRARFEILSRYLSAQLSAAQIPVWESSLALSRQLLRDVNAIRREGLAPRIDT
- a CDS encoding transposase, with translation MTLGNKKFCAENNIRLSGRPRKKQVEAEVQTAEQQELFKSDLRKRSVIEGRIGTSKRKYGLDRIMTKLIETSRTVITMAFFVMNAEKVLRLLRLLLSILVSVYILMLYLLASWRRPALLWAA
- a CDS encoding IS1595 family transposase; the protein is MARNVIQFQKGLSLPDFQRLYGTEVQCEAALEKARWPGGFRCPRCNGHEHGLVYGRRLKRYQCRSCGHQATLTAGTIMQATKLPLTTWFLAFYMIGQAKTGISSLELSRHLGVNYDTAWLLHHKILRAMADREEAYLLRGKVQIDDSYLGGELPGGKAGRGSENKIPIVAAVSLNEAGRLIHARITAVSGFSSEAIAEWAKRHLAPGSQVLSDGLACFRAVTTAGCSHHAIVTGGKHPNDLPQFRWINTVLGNLKTGFNGTFHAFNFDKYARRYLGGFCFRFNRRFSMVAMTDRIANAVCCCMPCTERDLRVAEAYG